From Amaranthus tricolor cultivar Red isolate AtriRed21 chromosome 4, ASM2621246v1, whole genome shotgun sequence:
ATCACTCCGAAggatcttatatatatatatatatatgtatatacacacatatatattcatTTTAGTTCTGCATAATtgcatataaaaattattaaagtattTACAATACTATATAATGAAACGGATGAAcaacaattcaaaaaaattagttGAGTATTTTATTATGggcttatttttatttaattgtttgcAAGTTGTTGACTTGTTGAGTGATTGAATGACATAATATgccaaaatatatattaatctaTATATCATTTCAGTCGAAATCATTTTTGGCAGCATATACCTTATACTCTTATTATATATTCCCATTTCAATAATAGTGATAAAttattctttaaattatttcTCCTTTTAAATGGAGTTTCACAAATGTTTTTTAATTGGTACAAATATAGTGTACGTTTAAGTGGTGTTTTTCCGGAAGAAATTTTATTgtggaaaataatttttctaaaaaaaaaaaaatacttcctctattttcaaatgttcttcccatttacttttttcacATATcccaaagcaaattttaaatcaaataatttttattgtaagtctttaaaaattctgaaaaattaatatttagaaagtatatattgtgtaaaatctaacaagatcccacgggaatatgtttttttcttataaatcgaTAATAAATCGTAGTCAAAGTTGGACACGCAAATTCGTAAATTGTATTtgagaaaaacataaaaaaaatgaaaagaataatattttcaatagataattcaaataataagtttttttgtttgatttgatgtAAAAATCATTAAACTGATAGTTTAGGAATCAAGAATTGTTATCTACTTGCTTCAGGCCTATAGAATTTTTCTAACCTATCCcgaatcaaaattaaaaattgttatGTATCAATAATCTAAATACCATTACTTATCGGTTCAATAATTATCATCTCATAATTAGTTTATACCTCAACTTTTTTAgaccatttttttaaatatgaaggaataataattcataaaataatatataaggaCATTTTTGTTACTTTAATAATTCATAAGTCACTTGCTCAAAATTCCCATTTATGTATGATTCTCTAATATATATGGTACCTTTAAATACCATAGAGTGGAAGGAATGTGCAATAAATCATACCTAGCTCCTAAAAGTGGATTATGATTACTGATTAGCAACTAAACAGTTTGTAATCTACTGCAAACAAATTATATGTTtagtataataatataaaattattaaaaatgatataaaaagctaaaatataaacacaaaacatacactaataataattaatttgatgataatTAAACAACTTAATAATACCTTAAATATTACAATGAATAATACATACTGATATTGAATGATATTTTAGATTATTATATAGCGTAGGCGGAAAGAACGGGAGGCTAGgtgaaaacacaaattctcaaatgacaCTTACTTTAAGATAATTTTTATTGGGTTGGCCCAATGTATGCTTActgttttaaaataatcacttataaccttaaaatgatcacttatagttttaaagtgatcttttttatagttttagagtgatcacttataatcttaaaataatcaattaatgaAATAGGCTAATTATATTGGTtcgtctcatggtgaaacgGCCTTATACAAGACTTGTTCAGGTGAGAATCAAACCAAAAACCTTACGTTGGAAATGTGGTAGGAATTGCTCCAACCGAGAAAAAACTCGcgacccgtttggttgatggtaataaagtaatgggaatgaaatgttgtaatggcattagtaatgaaggaatggatatgagaattggtaataaagattcttttgtttggtgtgcatgactaaataATGGTAatagaagataatattccattgattgcatttggtttttagtaataaaaaatggtaatgactcttagttttattattgtatatttgtatctaaaagcattattgtatctaaattattctatctaatgattctttttttaataataatatttttttgaataattacatacattaccttttttttcttcattatttttttcttcagctcgaaacaacattacctaaTTTATTTACCatagtaatacttcattaccgttacagcctaataccaggttgtttgatggtaataaaaatgaccctttttggtaatttcattaccttattttattatcatccattaccattgaaggcatccaaacaaccaaattttttattactttattttattaccattaccgccctctaataccatgtaccaaacgagCCGTTGATTCTTTGATAATACATAATTAATCCCTAATGCTATATTGTAACTctagtttaatttaataattatataaataaaccgATACAAAACATCCATTATCAATTgcatctatttttttaatttcatgctCCCATTTTTGCTCTTCGAAAGCAACTCCTCACCATATTTTTATTGCACAAACTaggtttaataatttattaacgtATTACATATTAAGCAAAAGTAATTGTtaaaaattagagtaaaaattgtaatttatttaattataaaaatgttaaaaggtCCATATCTCATAATCTGATATTAGTGAATTTATGCTTTTAAGTTACTGCAGATACTAAAAACGCTTTATCTGAGTCAGATCCAGCCATGCATGGCCCAACTTACATATGAATAGGATcaataaattacataaaattcaaaaaaggtATTAGTAAAAAAATGTAAGAAATTAAATAGGTGCTCATTTTAAGGCTACCATTAATTAATCCATTATCAACAGGAATTATCCACTTGATCTGTTGACTTAATAGCATCATCCAAAATCTAGTTTTATTAATCAATGGAAGAAGAGAATATGAAAAAGTAGgttatactttttaaaaaaattataaaaaacgctaattttgtgagagactgtattaaattaggctggacttattgtgaatgccagcatattaacgaggggacacaagtgcacacacttcataagccaaggagatatataccatcccaaaaccatatggcaatgggaagaaggtctctaatagtttataaagtgtgcacaccattttgaatttatcgatgtgagataactcatcccaacagaCTGTCTCTTAAAAAgatgactttaaaataataagtctatatttttattttctttttaatttgtattaactATAGGCCATATATCTAATCCGTCTCTcggaaagaccgtctctcacaacaatttaaaAGAAGTTCGTCTAATAggtgaaaattttcttttaatcgtTGTGATATAGGTTCGATTCTGATCACCGTCCTTGTAATAGAGGATTTGTACTCAACACTTGTAGAACTACATAGAGAATCATCATTACTAAGAATAGGGAATTATTTTAtcctgaaataaaaaaaaaattaacgatACATAATTTTGTTAGCTCCTACATAGTGATGTTTTTAAGAGTAGTTTAAAGTGCGATGAATAAGAGTccagaaaaatataaaatctcAAAATGGATTTCATTTAATTTGCTTAAATAAAATCTTTGTTAgagtaatttataaaaaaatttattgagtATTCacccaaatttattattcatcatacatttatttttatccaatctatcaattttgtttttgacatttattgttcatttatttcCCATCAAATTACGAAATAAGTCCGATCCCTAAACAAAAAGTTATTCCaatatttcttaaataaaattaagaaaatatatgGTCGTACTTTTAAATAGAAGATCCTATTTTCTAGAAGGACTTTATCCAAATCACttttaaatcttaataataTGCAAGTAACTTCCGATGAATACTACTTTGTTATTAACAGTACAAAGTTAATCTAAGAACATTTAAAAGTTTGTGACtttatttaccttttttattaaaaaaaataaaaattttaaaaaaacttgttCAAGAAGTGTTACTTGTTATGACTTCATTAACACATTAATTTGAGGATgcaattttttttcatctctctcaAACAAGCATAATAAACTATACAATTGCCATTTTGTGAATTCAtaatttctatatttattaATCTATGATTTAGAAAGTAAAATAATGTTGTatcaaaaataagttttattaatatattgtaCACAATCAAAATACCAAATAAATTTTTCCcatgaataataatatttgtacCAGTTTTGAAAAGAGAAGTACTATAAGTTAGCCTAATGCTTAGGATTTTTTCTTCATTCTTATTACACTTTAATAATAGCCGTAGTGGGTAAGAAATTTTCAAAcgtaaaaatcatttaaaaagtataatgtattaaataaaattacataaaatttacatcaaaaatctgaaaaaattatattataatttgatgGAAGTAAATTAATCATATTGGGACCAAATTAAATATTTCCCTaaacagaaaaataaaagtTTGGTGAgactttcttttcttctctacTATCCTCCATTAATTACGAAAACATTATGATGACCATTAAATGTAATGACTCACACAATACACACACTCATAAACCctcttatttttttcctttttttaaggtaattataattatatattatcttttttgtttaatctaaaaaaaaaaaaagaatcaaattcAATGCCCTTTTACACGTGTCAACTAACATctttataaaaattacacaaatgTAACAAAAATCAATTCAAAACGGATAAGCCTAGAGGCCCCATTAACCCTCCTCCTTCCCCTATATTTTCCCCCCCTCACCAACATCCCCTCCTCATTTCTCAAACACTCCCACATTCTCTACAACTATTCAAGAGAGTTTTTTTAGAAAGAgaagtaacaaaaaaaaaaaaaaaattgtgtatGGAAGGAAGAAATATGAAAAATGGTGATACTAACAAAGTAGTTGGTTCTTCTCTTCAATTAGAGAAGAACCAAATTGACGTATCCGAGTCTAGCTCGCTTAAAAAGCTAGGCTTGGTTGCATCAATTGCGGCTGGGGTTCAGTTCGGTTGGGCACTACAACTTTCGTTGTTAACCCCATACGTCCAACTTTTGGGGATTCCACATACTTGGGCCGCATACATCTGGCTATGCGGCCCTATCTCAGGCATGGTCGTTCAACCAACGGTGGGTTATTACAGTGACCGTTGCACATCTAAGTTCGGCCGTCGTCGCCCCTTCATTGCCGCCGGGGCCGCGCTAGTAGCTGTAGCCGTGTTCTTGATCGGATTTGCCGCCGATATAGGACACGCATCCGGCGACCCAAATGGCAACGTAGTAAAACCAAGAGCCATCGCGGTTTTCGTCGTCGGATTTTGGATCCTTGACGTAGCCAACAACACTCTTCAAGGTCCATGCAGAGCTTTACTAGCCGATATGGCCGCCGGATCACAAGCTAAAACCCGTTACGCCAACGCttttttctccttcttcatGGCTCTAGGAAACATCGGCGGATACTCCGCCGGTTCCTACAGCCGTCTCTACAAAATATTCCCATTCACCAAAACCCAAGCTTGCGACGTCTACTGCGCAAATCTAAAATCCTGTTTTTTCATCTCAATCACCCTCTTGATCATCCTAACCATCCTGGCCCTCTCGGTAGTCCGTGAGCGCCCGTTCTCCCTAGAGGAAatcgaagaagaggaagaaaacTTAAAAAACAACACATCGGGATGTAGTAGACTTCCATTCTTCGGACAATTAATCGGAGCCTTAAGAGAATTACCGCGCCCAATGCTAATCCTTTTATTAGTAACATGCCTAAATTGGATTGCATGGTTCCCATTTTTATTATTCGATACAGATTGGATGGGTAAAGAAGTATACGGGGGTAAAGTAGGAGAAGGAAAAGCATATTCAATGGGTGTTCATGCAGGTGCAttaggattaatgattaattcaATCGTATTAGGAGTAATGTCATTAGGAATTgaaaaaattgcaaaattaGTAGGAGGAGTTAAGAGATTATGGGGAATTGTTAATTTGATATTAGCGCTCAGTTTAGCGATGACAATTGTTGTTACGAAATCGGCGGAACATTACCGGGCGACACATCATGTTGTCGGTGCCGCCGAAGCTCCGCTTCCGCCGGCTAGTGTCCGGGCCGGCGCTTTGGCTCTGTTCGCCGTCCTCGGAATTCCTCTCGCGGTAtgtttactttttcttttctttttattttttattttttactattttttcgTGGCGTTCATTAttttttcaaagttaatttattaataCTGTCATGTTTTTTTTGCTATTATTAAAGTAATTGTTTGACGGTGTCATTTTTTTGGTTGTTAGTATAAGGTCTTAAAATTAAAtctgttaaaaaaatattattttaaataagttCTTAAGATTAAATcttacaacaataaaaatatattatttttagtaaggTTCTATGATTAAATCTCGTAATAGTATGGCGTGTAAAAACACTCTATAATTAGGCTTTTAATTAAGTTGTTTTATAGTtgaaagtttctattttattatcTAAATAATAGGAGTTCAGTTTTcactaattataattatgatataGTAAATTCTCCCTATGCTGATTATGGCTATGATGAAATCACTTTATAAtcttattaatttgttatttttaaattttttaaaaatattacttcTTGTTAGGAAACAAACCCAATTTATCTTATAAATTAATAGATGATAAATAgtattataagtttattatataattgatgtGTATACAAATATATTTAAGAAACTAGTATTAAATGATCATGGTGAAGCAAAAAACAAGGAAatgttttgaaaagaaaagttttttattttattttttgtataaacATATCATCAAAACggaaatatattataaataattgtaATTATTGTACTATTAAATAGTTACTATAATAACAAATTTCTATAATTAGAGAAACCGTAGTCAAAGacgtattaatttatttttaatttttttacaggAAGAAATCTTTCcttgattttattattaataaataaattgaaggACGTATTTAATTTGAAGTATGGTGGTATATGGCCAGCTTTGCTTAGTTTCTAGAACTCCTAGCCTTTTAGCTTTTGAGTATGGTAGTCCTACAGACTATAGTAACAAATAAAtacgaaaataaattttatacatatctTTTTTTATAAAGTGGTGGGTCTTATTATGTCCAATAATTCTTTTTTCATTGACTTAATTTTCATAGTCAAGCAACCATGAAAAATCTATTAAGTAAACTAGGAAGTTAGTTtggaattaaaaaattaaaatttttatctactttataaatataatattatattaattgaattttttaaatcaatccaactaatgattaaaaataataattttagcgGTCAGGTTTAATCGCAATTGGAACATATACcgcttttcttttaattataattgCCTTTGTCTTACTATTTTTTGTCATTCGGTTCTCTCAGCCTAACGTacgaataattataattttagtgAGAAGATGATTGGTTTTCCATGTTAAGTTGTTAGCATAAAGCAACACCGTCCATACTCAAGTAGTAAGAAAAATGGGCCAGTGAGTTTCGCCTTTATGCCTGGtttcaagtttgaactattcaAATGTGTAGAATAACcggtaaatgatttttaaaatattcctttttttaaaaaataataagtgtTTTACGAGACCGTATCACAACGACATGACTccatataattagcttatttccTAACTGATCACTTTACAATTGTAATTGAttataagattataagtgattattttaaaacagtatatatatatatatatatatatatatatatatatatatatatatatatatatatatatatatgttagacCAGTCTAATAAAGTTGGtctcaaaatttgttttttttttaaaatactgtTCTGATATTTCGAGTTTTGTATGTATTTGCTTATAGTCCAACTTCAACTTGAAGCCATTTTGGCTGCTTTCTTTAACACTGTGACAAAAACCTACTCTAAGACTTGTCCTATACTTTGATGACAATTGAATATGAATCTGAATCTGAAATATATTGACTTGCTAGTTGCTAATGTGTTTTTATTAGCCTTTATTGGCTGTCTTTGCCTGTTAAAATCCAAATTATGTAAGATCATATTAATTAAAGTCGGTATCATAATACGTATTAATCAAGTTTTCGAGtgatcaaaacaaaaaacaattgGTGAAAATATCAATTTTAGCATCATACACTTCTTAACCGATGGGCTAATAATAGTACGTCTTATATTCGATCAGGTTTATTAACATAAAATATGTACTTATTTTTTGACGGGATAAGTAATTAATTcagtttattattagtattagtaatGTGAAAAGAAGAAATATAGTTTGAAAATTTAGTCGAGCTAGTCAATTAGAGGAGGATTATGTAGCATGTTTTTTCTACTTGTTTCTAGTGATGAAAGATTAGTCAAGAACATTAGATATAAGTTAGTAAATAGGTCATGTAGGAGATAATTAATATAGAGTacctttattgaccatttagtTTTGgtaatttgaaatttgaatagTGGTTGACaagttttttcttttgattccTTTGGTTAGAATCAAACcacataatcaataaagaatctTATCCAAGTTATGTTCATCACATATTCATAACTTTATATTAGCTCCTTCTAGTTCAAGCCATcaacatttttaattttcattttatgcTTATATtgtattcaaaaaataaataaataaatatatatatatatatatatatatatatatatatatatatatatatatatatatatatatatatataattcgaataataaatttatatcgGTATTTGTTTTTTCAGATCACTTTCAGTATTCCTTTTGCATTAGCATCCATCTTTTCAGCATCTTCCGGTTCCGGACAAGGTAATCAATTAACGaactttatttttcaaattttactgAATCTCTCcttaaatatatatgaaattagGGGTCTATTTTGGACATCTCTAATATCAATCAAATCGTTTaacaatatttaatatttaatttgtaGGTTTATCACTTGGAGTTCTCAATCTTGCAATTGTTGTTCCTCAGGTAATTAATACAATTCAAACATATCATTAATTACTATCATaatcaaacttattttcttgactattattgaaatataaataacataacTACACGTAAAGTTAGATAGATCATATAAGATAATCAACATCTTAGGACCCTACAAGAAAACACAAGGTTATTGATTGTTCTCCTACATACAACTAACACCCAACTTCCATATATGCTGTGGCATCTAATGATGATTTTGACACTCAATAAATTAATCTTTTGCTTTCATTGTTATAATAAAGTTCCAAGTAAACTTCGCACTAAATTTACATTAACTAGATTATAATAcaccaatttttttattagacaGTCTTATCGTGAGTTGCACTTTATACATGAATTAAATAGtccaaataatacaaattaataacatatgggctttttattttgaaatcatCTAACCGAGAGACAATCTTTGACAAGAGTAACTCGATTATAATACGTTTTGTCTGTCCCCAAGAAATTATTACAGTTGTATATTACACACAAAAAAAAGTGGTAGGATCATTTAAATTGAGTGGGTAGTATTAAAAGATAGTTGAATTGTGGCGCTGTGCGTGTGAATAATATTCCTATTCAAGAAAATTGTAGAAAAGTAAGAAGAACGGATTAAAAAAAGTGTAGCAATTTGTTAGATTACGTATACTTGAAGCT
This genomic window contains:
- the LOC130809902 gene encoding sucrose transport protein, which translates into the protein MEGRNMKNGDTNKVVGSSLQLEKNQIDVSESSSLKKLGLVASIAAGVQFGWALQLSLLTPYVQLLGIPHTWAAYIWLCGPISGMVVQPTVGYYSDRCTSKFGRRRPFIAAGAALVAVAVFLIGFAADIGHASGDPNGNVVKPRAIAVFVVGFWILDVANNTLQGPCRALLADMAAGSQAKTRYANAFFSFFMALGNIGGYSAGSYSRLYKIFPFTKTQACDVYCANLKSCFFISITLLIILTILALSVVRERPFSLEEIEEEEENLKNNTSGCSRLPFFGQLIGALRELPRPMLILLLVTCLNWIAWFPFLLFDTDWMGKEVYGGKVGEGKAYSMGVHAGALGLMINSIVLGVMSLGIEKIAKLVGGVKRLWGIVNLILALSLAMTIVVTKSAEHYRATHHVVGAAEAPLPPASVRAGALALFAVLGIPLAITFSIPFALASIFSASSGSGQGLSLGVLNLAIVVPQMFVSVTSGPWDALFGGGNLPAFVVGAVAAAASAILSFTLLPSPPPEAKIGGSMGGH